A window of Lacibacter sediminis contains these coding sequences:
- the pheT gene encoding phenylalanine--tRNA ligase subunit beta codes for MTISYKWLHEYLPVAVEPERLSRILTSIGLEVESMEAYEEVKGGLKGLVIGEVLTCEKHPDADKLSLTTVNVGSAEPLQIVCGAPNVAVGQKVVVATVGTTIYPLTGEPMTMKKAKIRGVESQGMICAEDEIGLGASHAGIMILIEDARVGSLASDYFQLYTDWIIEIGLTPNHMDAMSHMGVARDVIAYLNFHDKKQYTLKTPFSNGFKVDNKSLPITVKVENKDACQRYAGVSISNITVKESPTWLKQRLKAIGVRPINNIVDITNYILHETGQPLHAFDADAITGKEVIVKNLPEGTPFLTLDEKERKLSVEDLMICNAEEPMCIAGVFGGTKSGVKESTKNIFLESAWFNPITTRKTSFRHNLRTDAATRFEKGVDISNAVNVLKRAALLIKELGGGEIASDVVDVYPTPKQKTQIALKFHYLKKISGKNYHPDTVKKIFESLNFELIKESIDEIWVAAPFSKPDMELPADLAEEVMRIDGLDNVEIPTSITISPSTEADQTSFAYKEKISNILAGQGFNEIFTNSIANSAWYSEEVLSTTVKMLNNLSAELNVMRPSMLETGLQCVSFNLNRRNNNLRLFEFGKTYTTSDVGKYFETDHLAIYTTGSTEASWKQKASATDVYFLKSVVNSILQYAGLTAETEIAEAEKGFSGLINYKVKKQVIAKIGIVDAAQLKQFDIKQPVYFADINWNILTQLAAKAKLEYKEIPRFPAVERDLAIVIEKGISYAEVEKTINNAKVARLKAVSLFDVFESEKIGADKKSMALNFIFQDDEKTLVDKETEKMMDTLIQALEKQLSAEIRK; via the coding sequence ATGACGATCAGTTATAAATGGCTCCATGAATATTTGCCCGTAGCAGTAGAACCCGAGCGTTTGAGCCGCATCCTTACTTCCATTGGTTTAGAAGTGGAAAGTATGGAAGCATATGAAGAAGTGAAAGGTGGGCTGAAAGGCCTCGTGATTGGTGAAGTGCTCACTTGCGAAAAACATCCCGATGCTGATAAACTTTCGCTTACCACAGTGAATGTTGGTTCTGCAGAACCTTTGCAAATCGTTTGTGGTGCACCGAATGTTGCTGTTGGTCAAAAAGTGGTGGTGGCAACAGTTGGTACAACCATTTACCCGTTGACCGGCGAACCAATGACCATGAAAAAAGCAAAGATCCGTGGCGTTGAAAGCCAGGGAATGATCTGTGCCGAAGATGAAATTGGTTTAGGTGCAAGTCATGCAGGCATCATGATCCTGATAGAAGATGCAAGAGTGGGAAGTTTGGCATCGGATTATTTTCAATTATACACCGATTGGATTATTGAAATTGGTTTAACACCCAACCACATGGATGCCATGAGCCATATGGGTGTGGCAAGAGATGTAATTGCTTATCTCAACTTTCATGATAAAAAACAATACACGCTTAAAACGCCGTTCAGCAACGGATTTAAAGTTGATAATAAATCGTTACCAATCACTGTAAAAGTTGAGAACAAAGATGCATGTCAGCGTTATGCAGGTGTAAGCATCAGTAATATAACGGTGAAAGAAAGCCCAACCTGGTTGAAACAACGATTAAAAGCAATTGGTGTCCGTCCTATTAATAATATAGTCGACATCACGAATTACATTCTGCATGAAACCGGTCAGCCATTGCATGCATTTGATGCAGATGCTATCACGGGTAAAGAAGTGATCGTAAAAAATCTTCCTGAAGGAACTCCGTTTCTTACACTCGATGAAAAAGAGCGCAAGCTGAGTGTTGAAGACTTGATGATCTGCAATGCAGAAGAACCCATGTGTATTGCCGGTGTGTTCGGTGGCACAAAAAGTGGTGTGAAAGAAAGCACGAAGAATATCTTTTTAGAAAGTGCATGGTTCAACCCAATTACAACACGTAAAACATCTTTCCGTCATAACCTGCGCACTGATGCTGCTACACGTTTTGAAAAAGGCGTTGATATTAGCAACGCAGTGAACGTATTAAAACGTGCTGCTTTATTGATCAAAGAATTAGGTGGCGGTGAAATTGCAAGCGATGTGGTGGATGTTTATCCAACACCCAAACAAAAAACACAGATCGCTCTCAAGTTTCATTACCTGAAAAAGATCAGTGGTAAAAATTATCACCCGGATACGGTAAAGAAAATATTTGAATCACTCAATTTTGAATTGATCAAAGAATCAATTGATGAAATATGGGTAGCTGCTCCTTTCAGCAAACCTGATATGGAACTGCCTGCTGATCTTGCAGAAGAAGTAATGCGTATTGATGGATTGGATAACGTAGAGATACCAACAAGCATCACTATTTCTCCGTCAACCGAAGCAGATCAAACAAGTTTCGCATATAAAGAAAAGATCAGCAATATACTTGCCGGCCAGGGTTTCAATGAAATCTTCACCAACTCTATTGCCAACAGTGCATGGTACAGTGAAGAAGTATTGTCAACAACTGTAAAGATGTTGAACAACCTGAGTGCTGAATTGAATGTGATGCGTCCGTCAATGCTGGAAACAGGATTGCAATGCGTTTCCTTTAATCTCAACCGCAGGAATAACAATCTGCGCCTGTTTGAATTTGGAAAAACATATACCACTTCAGACGTTGGTAAATATTTTGAAACAGATCATTTAGCGATCTACACAACCGGTAGTACCGAAGCATCATGGAAACAAAAAGCTTCAGCAACGGATGTGTATTTTCTGAAATCGGTGGTCAACAGTATTCTCCAATACGCAGGCTTAACTGCTGAAACTGAAATTGCAGAAGCAGAAAAAGGGTTCAGTGGTTTGATCAACTACAAAGTGAAAAAGCAAGTAATTGCAAAAATTGGCATTGTTGATGCTGCACAATTAAAACAGTTCGATATCAAACAACCGGTTTATTTCGCCGATATTAACTGGAACATCTTAACACAGCTTGCTGCAAAAGCAAAACTGGAGTACAAAGAAATTCCACGTTTCCCGGCGGTTGAGCGTGACCTGGCCATTGTAATTGAAAAAGGCATCAGTTATGCTGAAGTGGAAAAAACGATCAACAATGCAAAAGTGGCTCGCTTGAAAGCTGTTTCATTATTCGATGTGTTTGAAAGTGAAAAGATAGGTGCAGATAAAAAATCGATGGCGCTCAACTTTATCTTCCAAGACGATGAAAAAACATTAGTGGACAAAGAAACGGAGAAGATGATGGATACGCTTATCCAGGCATTGGAAAAACAATTGTCGGCAGAGATCAGAAAATAA
- a CDS encoding cell division protein ZapA yields the protein MMESLIPINIVIGDRSYRIKVSPEHEEHVRKTVKIINEKVLEYRTSFAGKDMQDYISMVLIWYATDVTSTNTKGADTTDESAAADALKKLELQIDQLLQQA from the coding sequence ATGATGGAATCATTAATTCCGATAAATATTGTTATTGGCGATCGCAGTTACAGGATCAAAGTAAGCCCCGAACATGAGGAGCATGTACGCAAAACTGTAAAGATCATCAATGAAAAGGTCCTCGAATATCGTACCAGTTTTGCCGGAAAGGATATGCAGGACTATATTTCAATGGTGCTCATTTGGTATGCAACAGATGTTACGTCAACTAATACAAAAGGTGCTGACACTACTGATGAATCTGCGGCTGCTGATGCGTTAAAGAAGCTGGAACTTCAGATCGACCAATTATTGCAGCAGGCGTAA
- the rny gene encoding ribonuclease Y: MEPAILYVIIGVVALIAGVILGKIIFAKNTRKQLEEADLQAQSIIKEAGLRAETIRKEKELEAKEKFVQLKSDYDREVTERNRKINESENRARQKEQSINQKEANLDKQIKENEAIKENLNRQIEVVNLKRTELEKHQEEHIRRLEKIAGLSAEEAKNQLIESLKQEAQTRALVLQQEIIEDAKLKANKEARKIVIQSIQRTAAEQTIENTVTVFNLESDEIKGQIIGREGRNIRAIEAATGVDLIVDDTPEAILLSSFDPLRREVARLSLQRLVADGRIHPARVEEVVEKTRKQLEEQVMEIGERTVIELGIHGMHKELIRMVGRMRFRSSYGQNLLMHSRETANLCSIMAAELGMNPKLAKRAGLLHDIGKVPDEETELSHALLGAKLAEKYGENPAVVNAIGAHHDEMEMQYVISPIVQACDAISGARPGARREIMQQYLQRIKDLENLAMGYPGVEKAYAIQAGRELRVIVEAEKVTDAESDKLSFEMAQKIQTEMVYPGQIKVTVIREKRAVNVAR, translated from the coding sequence ATGGAACCAGCAATTTTATATGTCATAATAGGTGTGGTCGCACTCATAGCAGGTGTGATTTTGGGCAAGATCATCTTTGCAAAAAACACCCGTAAACAGTTAGAGGAAGCAGATTTACAGGCACAATCAATCATAAAAGAAGCAGGGCTGAGAGCAGAAACCATCCGTAAGGAAAAGGAACTGGAAGCGAAAGAAAAATTCGTACAGCTCAAATCGGATTATGATCGTGAAGTAACGGAACGCAACCGCAAGATCAACGAAAGTGAGAACCGTGCCCGCCAGAAAGAACAATCGATCAACCAGAAAGAAGCCAATCTCGACAAACAGATAAAGGAGAATGAGGCGATCAAGGAAAACCTCAACCGCCAGATCGAGGTAGTAAACCTGAAACGTACCGAACTGGAGAAACACCAGGAAGAGCATATCCGCCGTTTGGAAAAAATTGCCGGTTTAAGTGCCGAAGAAGCCAAGAACCAATTGATCGAAAGTCTGAAGCAGGAAGCACAAACACGTGCTTTGGTATTGCAACAGGAAATTATTGAAGATGCCAAATTAAAGGCTAATAAGGAAGCACGTAAGATCGTGATCCAGTCTATTCAGCGTACAGCTGCTGAACAAACAATTGAAAATACTGTAACCGTTTTCAACCTTGAAAGCGATGAAATAAAAGGCCAGATCATTGGTCGTGAAGGCCGTAACATCCGTGCTATTGAAGCAGCAACAGGTGTTGACCTGATCGTTGATGATACACCCGAAGCCATTCTTCTCTCCTCTTTCGATCCGCTTCGTCGTGAAGTAGCCCGTTTGAGCTTACAACGTTTGGTTGCCGATGGTCGTATTCACCCTGCACGTGTTGAAGAAGTGGTTGAAAAAACCCGTAAGCAACTGGAAGAGCAGGTAATGGAAATTGGCGAGCGTACTGTTATTGAGTTGGGTATTCACGGTATGCACAAAGAATTGATCAGGATGGTGGGACGTATGCGTTTCCGTTCATCTTATGGTCAAAACCTGTTGATGCACAGCCGTGAAACAGCCAACCTCTGCTCAATCATGGCTGCTGAATTAGGCATGAATCCGAAATTGGCAAAACGTGCCGGCCTCTTGCACGATATTGGTAAAGTGCCGGATGAAGAAACTGAATTGAGCCACGCATTGCTTGGTGCCAAGCTTGCTGAAAAATATGGTGAGAACCCGGCAGTAGTAAATGCCATTGGTGCCCACCACGATGAAATGGAAATGCAGTATGTGATCTCGCCAATCGTTCAGGCTTGCGATGCCATCAGTGGTGCAAGACCTGGTGCCCGTCGTGAGATCATGCAACAATACCTCCAGCGTATCAAGGATCTGGAGAACCTGGCAATGGGTTATCCCGGTGTTGAAAAAGCCTATGCCATCCAGGCTGGTCGTGAATTGAGGGTAATTGTGGAAGCTGAGAAAGTAACCGATGCAGAATCAGATAAATTGAGCTTTGAAATGGCACAGAAGATACAAACCGAAATGGTTTATCCCGGCCAGATCAAGGTGACTGTTATTCGTGAAAAAAGAGCTGTAAACGTAGCGAGGTAG
- the rplS gene encoding 50S ribosomal protein L19, which produces MNAAVAFVHEQLTAKKEQPKFKAGDNVTVNYKIVEGGKERIQGFRGDVIKRQGQGATATFTVRKISDGVGVERTFPVNSPNVDSIELNKVGKVSRAKLFYLRERSGKSARIKEKRMR; this is translated from the coding sequence ATGAACGCCGCTGTTGCATTTGTACATGAGCAATTGACTGCTAAGAAAGAACAACCAAAGTTCAAAGCAGGTGATAACGTTACTGTGAATTATAAGATCGTTGAGGGTGGTAAAGAGCGTATCCAGGGTTTCCGTGGAGATGTGATCAAACGCCAGGGACAAGGCGCAACTGCAACATTTACAGTGCGTAAGATCTCTGATGGTGTTGGTGTTGAACGTACTTTCCCGGTTAACTCACCAAACGTTGATTCAATTGAACTCAACAAAGTAGGTAAAGTAAGCCGTGCAAAACTCTTCTACCTCCGTGAAAGAAGCGGTAAAAGTGCCCGTATTAAGGAAAAGCGCATGAGATAA
- a CDS encoding Sec-independent protein translocase subunit TatA/TatB: protein MNFQPILLGVLGTQEIIIIAIIILLLFGGRKIPELMKGLGKGIREFNDAKNTVRKEIEESSTPTDANQSKQ from the coding sequence ATGAATTTTCAACCCATACTTCTCGGCGTTCTCGGTACCCAGGAAATTATCATTATTGCCATTATCATTTTGTTGTTGTTCGGCGGTCGTAAGATCCCTGAGCTGATGAAAGGTTTGGGTAAAGGTATCCGTGAATTCAACGATGCCAAGAACACTGTTCGTAAAGAAATCGAGGAGAGCTCTACTCCTACTGATGCAAATCAGAGCAAACAGTAA
- the gatA gene encoding Asp-tRNA(Asn)/Glu-tRNA(Gln) amidotransferase subunit GatA: MYPFATIKAYQQRLFDGKTSCKQAVEFYLAQTNKYEHLNALLHTFPEEALQRATELDEQRAAGKTAGKLHGVVITVKDVIAWQQHPLSASSNILKNFHSIYNSTAVQKLLAEDAIIIGINNCDEFAMGSSNENSAFGPVKNMLDETRVPGGSSGGSAVAVQANLCMVSLGSDTGGSVRQPADFCGIVGVKPTYGRVSRHGLIAYGSSFDQIGVLSHTVEDASLVLSVIAGADDFDATVSTLPVPDYTSAIAEKRSTKPVLGYFKQTLQHAGLDEEIRTTHTNFINQLKADGYEVKELDFDLIDYIVPTYYVLTTAEASSNLSRFDGVRYGYQATPVKEELTEFYSANRSEGFGKEVQRRIMLGTFVLSAGYYDAYYTKAQQVRRKLYEQTKLVFSDIDVLLMPVSPSTAFKIGEKSSNPIEMYLADIYTVFANLVGIPGVSIPLFQHSNGLPFGLQLMTKHFDEVSLLGLADALLKNYKAS, translated from the coding sequence TTGTATCCTTTTGCAACCATAAAAGCATACCAGCAACGTTTGTTTGATGGAAAAACCTCCTGTAAACAGGCGGTTGAATTCTATTTAGCACAAACAAACAAGTATGAACATCTTAATGCGTTGCTGCACACTTTTCCGGAAGAAGCATTACAAAGGGCAACTGAATTAGATGAGCAACGTGCTGCAGGTAAAACAGCCGGCAAACTCCATGGTGTTGTTATTACAGTTAAAGATGTCATTGCCTGGCAGCAACATCCTTTGTCTGCATCATCAAACATTCTCAAAAACTTTCATTCTATTTATAACTCGACAGCTGTACAAAAACTGTTGGCTGAAGATGCGATCATCATCGGTATAAATAACTGTGATGAATTTGCCATGGGCAGCAGCAATGAAAATTCTGCGTTTGGACCAGTAAAAAATATGCTGGATGAGACAAGGGTTCCGGGCGGATCATCAGGTGGTTCAGCAGTTGCTGTACAAGCCAACCTTTGCATGGTGAGTTTAGGTAGCGATACAGGCGGTTCCGTTCGTCAGCCTGCAGATTTCTGTGGTATTGTGGGAGTGAAGCCAACCTATGGACGTGTAAGCAGACATGGGCTGATCGCTTACGGCTCCAGCTTCGACCAGATCGGTGTATTGTCTCATACCGTTGAGGATGCTTCGCTTGTGCTTTCTGTAATTGCAGGAGCTGATGATTTCGATGCCACGGTTTCCACTCTTCCTGTTCCGGATTATACCTCAGCCATTGCTGAAAAAAGATCAACCAAGCCTGTACTTGGCTATTTCAAACAAACCTTGCAACATGCAGGTTTGGATGAAGAGATCAGAACAACGCATACAAACTTCATTAACCAATTGAAAGCAGATGGATATGAAGTGAAAGAACTGGACTTTGATCTGATCGACTATATCGTACCAACCTACTATGTTCTTACCACTGCTGAAGCCAGCAGTAACCTCTCCCGTTTTGATGGGGTGCGTTACGGCTACCAGGCAACACCTGTAAAAGAAGAATTAACAGAATTTTACTCGGCCAACCGTTCGGAAGGTTTTGGTAAAGAAGTGCAGCGCCGCATTATGCTGGGCACATTTGTGTTAAGTGCCGGTTATTACGATGCTTATTATACAAAAGCGCAACAGGTACGTCGCAAATTATATGAACAAACGAAACTGGTTTTCAGCGATATAGACGTATTGCTCATGCCTGTATCTCCTTCCACCGCATTTAAGATCGGCGAAAAGAGCAGCAACCCGATCGAGATGTATTTAGCTGATATCTATACCGTATTTGCCAACCTCGTTGGTATCCCCGGCGTTTCGATTCCGTTGTTTCAGCACAGCAATGGTTTACCGTTTGGACTTCAATTGATGACAAAGCATTTCGATGAAGTATCTTTGCTCGGCCTTGCTGATGCGCTGTTAAAAAATTACAAGGCATCGTAA
- a CDS encoding lytic transglycosylase domain-containing protein — translation MFSFAQKDSAVNSSAVDTLGENKQGDVSKYGFQALFVNKEFNSSTSYDAQIHPQAWGFIQDYLDRYGKNLQKMKGWGMPYFTLIDNVLTQYGLPHELKYLAVIESGLNTNATSWVGARGPWQFMPYTAKEYGLNVNNWIDERTDYFRSTHAAAKYLTSLYNDLNDWLLVIAAYNGGPGRVYSAIKKSGSRDFWKLQYYLPAESRMHVKKFIATHYIMEGKGGITTVVNDGKQPAAIEFAPEKTDPNIAVQPIVGKFSSVVMAKNLVIDLLYFNQLNPNFDAVLAGNTIFNLRLPKDKMQIFNSNRYNILNESVQLLMRFYGEDGMKDIYPKVSDLPEVKKKPAPKKKG, via the coding sequence GTGTTTTCATTTGCACAGAAGGATTCTGCTGTTAATAGCAGCGCCGTTGACACCTTAGGAGAAAACAAGCAAGGCGATGTATCGAAATATGGATTCCAGGCACTTTTCGTCAACAAGGAATTTAATTCCTCTACTTCTTACGATGCGCAGATCCATCCGCAGGCTTGGGGATTTATACAAGATTATCTCGACCGTTATGGAAAGAACCTGCAGAAAATGAAAGGTTGGGGAATGCCTTATTTTACCTTGATCGATAATGTGCTTACACAATACGGTCTGCCACATGAATTAAAATATCTCGCCGTTATTGAAAGCGGACTGAACACGAATGCCACCAGTTGGGTTGGTGCACGTGGCCCTTGGCAGTTTATGCCTTACACCGCCAAAGAATATGGTTTGAATGTAAATAACTGGATTGACGAACGTACTGATTATTTCCGCAGCACACATGCCGCAGCAAAATATCTTACTTCTCTTTATAATGATCTAAATGATTGGTTGCTGGTGATCGCTGCTTATAATGGTGGACCAGGACGTGTGTACAGTGCCATCAAGAAAAGTGGCAGTCGTGATTTCTGGAAACTGCAATACTATCTTCCGGCAGAAAGCAGGATGCATGTAAAGAAATTTATTGCCACACATTATATCATGGAAGGAAAAGGTGGCATCACAACTGTAGTGAATGATGGCAAACAACCTGCAGCAATCGAGTTTGCGCCTGAGAAAACAGATCCGAATATTGCTGTGCAGCCGATCGTTGGTAAATTTAGTTCAGTTGTAATGGCAAAGAATCTGGTGATCGATCTTTTATACTTCAATCAACTCAATCCAAACTTTGATGCAGTACTTGCCGGCAACACCATTTTCAATCTTCGTTTGCCGAAAGATAAAATGCAGATCTTTAATTCTAACCGCTATAACATCCTGAATGAAAGTGTGCAATTACTCATGCGCTTTTATGGCGAAGATGGCATGAAAGATATTTATCCCAAAGTATCTGATTTGCCGGAGGTGAAGAAGAAACCGGCGCCTAAGAAAAAAGGATAA
- a CDS encoding TlpA disulfide reductase family protein encodes MRKKMLYFFLSLFSCTYSYSQQHFSFTVIDSANTNSTLTIGESYFQQEFGMKVKSNSVACKNNMFHFVGTIEHPTAVRIYFSGDKRYERFNQFFFIEPGSQEIVIKNGEKGLYIAKRPATKIENEFQSFLHFVNSENIDSILEPEVLVSYIKKNPSSYIGLFKLIDQSFMHDFSNEFNVVKTLFDSSITKTKEYQYFENRYLKQLNLPSIEVTNDVKKKIRIDLSSSGKYTLLVIWFNDCLPCIREMKQLVQLNKDPEFSSRIKIVHVSVDSLKFINENKATLKKHGVTWENYWDEDGQQLKKHIILDRYPSSLLIDDRANVVAKNIEVEKILNYIISN; translated from the coding sequence ATGCGAAAAAAAATGCTTTACTTTTTTTTATCCCTTTTTTCTTGTACTTACAGCTATTCACAGCAACATTTTAGTTTTACAGTTATTGATTCGGCTAATACTAATTCAACCTTAACAATTGGTGAGTCATATTTTCAGCAAGAATTTGGAATGAAAGTGAAATCCAATTCTGTGGCCTGTAAAAATAACATGTTTCACTTTGTGGGCACAATAGAACACCCTACTGCAGTTAGGATCTATTTTTCAGGTGATAAAAGATATGAACGGTTTAATCAATTTTTCTTTATTGAACCCGGCAGTCAGGAAATAGTTATCAAGAACGGAGAAAAGGGGCTGTATATAGCCAAGAGACCAGCTACAAAAATTGAAAACGAGTTTCAATCATTTTTACATTTTGTCAATTCGGAAAATATTGACAGCATTCTTGAACCTGAAGTGCTTGTCAGCTATATTAAAAAAAATCCTTCTTCTTATATTGGATTATTTAAATTGATCGACCAGTCTTTCATGCATGATTTTTCAAATGAGTTTAATGTTGTCAAAACACTTTTTGATAGTAGTATCACTAAGACGAAGGAATATCAATACTTTGAAAACAGATATTTGAAGCAGCTGAATCTGCCTTCTATCGAAGTGACAAATGATGTAAAAAAGAAAATCAGAATAGATTTAAGTAGCAGCGGGAAGTATACATTACTTGTAATTTGGTTTAATGATTGTTTGCCATGTATTCGTGAAATGAAACAACTTGTACAATTAAACAAGGATCCGGAGTTTAGCAGTAGAATCAAAATAGTGCATGTAAGTGTTGACTCTTTGAAATTTATTAATGAAAATAAGGCAACGTTAAAGAAACATGGAGTTACGTGGGAAAATTATTGGGACGAAGACGGACAACAGTTAAAGAAACATATTATTTTAGACCGTTATCCCAGTTCATTACTGATCGATGACCGGGCAAATGTAGTTGCTAAAAATATTGAGGTTGAAAAAATACTTAATTACATCATCTCTAATTAA
- a CDS encoding DUF4265 domain-containing protein yields MKILFVHKYGEGDFEVERLWCTPVRDNIYIVDNIPFVVKNIALGDTITAEFDEEENEYYFDAFVEVSGNSTIRLYFEDPRLIDEVRKQLNEFGCESELFLQRKIVAVNVPKLVSYKEIKSYLDNGEAKNLWDYEESCLAHDY; encoded by the coding sequence ATGAAGATTTTATTTGTTCATAAGTATGGTGAAGGAGATTTTGAAGTTGAAAGACTTTGGTGTACTCCTGTAAGAGACAATATTTACATTGTAGATAATATTCCATTTGTTGTTAAGAACATTGCTTTGGGGGATACAATTACTGCTGAGTTTGATGAAGAAGAAAATGAATACTACTTTGATGCTTTTGTAGAAGTTTCCGGCAATAGCACAATTCGATTATATTTTGAAGATCCCAGATTAATAGACGAAGTGCGTAAACAACTGAATGAATTCGGCTGTGAATCAGAATTGTTTTTGCAAAGAAAGATAGTGGCGGTAAATGTGCCTAAACTTGTAAGTTATAAGGAGATTAAAAGTTATTTGGACAATGGCGAAGCAAAAAATCTTTGGGATTATGAAGAGTCCTGCTTGGCTCATGATTATTGA
- a CDS encoding SMI1/KNR4 family protein — MKNFEELLLKLENYLNEIEAPILNYLQEGTELFVEDSILEQLPIEVKLLYRWRNGTKLTEDTSLGKLWLFNFGVFLPIEQALTYYKEGINNLTKWDEGMFPLFASGGGEFYLIDCNKSSVNYGMIFHHSIGNIDFDIIITMYDSLNTFVNTIYQCYKEKAYYFSNIGGIEFDVEREKLISSALNPNSEYWKIY; from the coding sequence ATGAAAAATTTTGAGGAATTGCTTTTGAAATTAGAGAATTACTTAAATGAAATTGAGGCTCCGATTTTAAACTACTTACAAGAAGGAACCGAACTATTTGTTGAAGACAGTATTCTAGAACAACTACCCATCGAGGTTAAACTCCTTTATAGATGGCGTAACGGCACAAAGCTTACTGAAGATACTAGTCTAGGTAAATTGTGGTTATTCAATTTTGGAGTTTTTCTACCAATTGAACAAGCTCTTACCTATTACAAAGAAGGGATTAACAATCTAACTAAGTGGGATGAAGGAATGTTCCCATTATTCGCAAGCGGAGGCGGTGAATTTTATTTGATTGACTGTAATAAATCTTCAGTAAACTACGGTATGATATTTCATCATTCAATCGGCAATATTGATTTTGATATTATCATAACAATGTATGATTCACTAAACACATTTGTTAATACAATTTACCAGTGCTACAAGGAAAAAGCTTATTACTTTTCTAATATAGGAGGTATTGAATTTGATGTTGAAAGGGAAAAATTAATAAGTTCAGCGCTCAACCCAAACTCAGAGTATTGGAAAATATATTGA
- a CDS encoding chorismate-binding protein: protein MFSGAVGYISPNGDFDFNVVIRSIFYNASSNYLSYMVDSGITFYSDAEKEYEECLLKADAIRKVLG, encoded by the coding sequence TTGTTCTCCGGTGCAGTTGGCTATATTTCTCCCAATGGCGATTTTGATTTCAATGTAGTGATCCGGAGTATTTTTTATAATGCTTCCAGTAATTATCTGTCTTACATGGTGGACAGTGGTATTACCTTTTACAGTGATGCAGAAAAAGAATATGAGGAATGTTTGTTGAAGGCAGATGCGATAAGGAAGGTGTTGGGTTAG